ACCATGACCTCGAAGCCATCCTTCAGCAGCGCCTCCGCCGCGCGCAGCGTTTCGATCATGTCGGGGTAGAGCGTCTTCTGGTCGCCAAGCACTTCGAGCTTCACGAGGTTCCAGCCGCCGGCTTCCCGCGCGAGGCGGAGCGTGCGCACCGCGTCTTCCGCCGTGTAGCATCCCGCGGTGTTCGGCAGGTAGATCACCTTCTTCGGGTCGATGAAGTCGACAAGCATCGGCTCGTCCGGATTGGTGACGTTCACCCGGCGGACGGCGACGGTGACGATCTCGGCGCCTGCCGCTTCGACGGCGGCGGCGTTCTGCGCCAGGTCTTTATATTTGCCGGTGCCGACGATGAGGCGCGACTTCAGCCTGCGCCCGGCGACGATGAAGGGATCGTCATCCGTCGCTGCCGGGGTGTCGATACGCGCTGCCACTTCCGTCACTTCACTTAACTCCTGTTTGGCCGCGTCAGCCGCCGCCGACAAAATTCACGATCTCGATGCGGTCACCGTCGCCAAGCGCCACTTCGCCATAGGCGGAGCGCGGCACGATTTCGAGATTGCGCTCGACGGCGATCTTGCCGGGTTTCAGGCGCAGGCTTTCAATGAGGCCGAGAACCGTCAACGGGCCGTCCATCTCGCGCAATTCGCCGTTCACCGTGAGCTTCATCTGACCGTTAACGCCTTTCCAACGGCCGGATAATGGGTGAGCGGGAGCCTCAGTTCAAGGCCGGGGCCGCGCCCCGACGGAAGGTGCCAAGCCCTTCTTTCCACATGCCTTTTACCGGCCTTTTACTGGCGGGGCGACTTGCGTATAAAAGAGACTTCCGAATCGGGGGCGAGCCGGGACGAGGCCGGGTGGCGGGGACCACAATTTCGCCCTTTTAGAGCCCTTATGTCCCCTTCCGAGATCAGGCGGTCACGCCGGAAAGCCCGTTCGACCCGATGGCCAAACAGAGTTCCAAAGCGGCCGCGAAGCCTGTCTTCGTGCTCAACGGCCCGAACCTCAACCTGCTGGGCCAGCGGGAGCCGGAAATCTATGGCAGCACGACGCTGGCCGATATCGAGAAGCTGGTGAAGGCGCGGGCGAAGACACTTGGCCTCACCGTCGATTGCCGTCAGTCGAACCATGAGGGCGAACTGGTGGACTGGATTCAGGAGGCGCGCGGAAGCGCGGCGGGCCTGATCCTCAATGCGGGCGCCTATTCGCACACATCCATTGCCATTCACGATGCGCTGGCGACGCTCGACATTCCCATTATCGAGGTTCACATCTCGAATATCTACAAGCGCGAAAGCTTCCGGCACCATTCCACCGTGTCTTCAGTCGCCACCGGCCTCATCTGCGGCCTCGGCACGATCGGATACGAATTGGCGCTCGAAGCCGTAAAATCAAAAATCTGACCAGGAGTTTGTTCACGTGGCAGCATCAAGACAACCGGCCAGCGACAAACCCGCGAGCGACAAGGGAAGCAAGAAAAGCGAGATGAGCAAGTCAGGCGTCGATCAGGAACTGATCCGGCAGTTGGCCGCCCTCCTCACGGAGACGGACCTCAGCGAAATCGAGATCGAGACGGATAATCTGAAGCTGCGCGTGGCGCGCCAGATCTCGCAGGCCGTCGCGCATGTGCCGGCGCCCGCGCCCTCCGCGCCCGTGGCGGCAGCGGCGCCAACGCCCGCCGAAGCGGCGTCGCATCCCGGGACCGTAACCTCGCCGATGGTGGGCACGGTCTATCTCGCGCCGGAGCCCGGCGCGCCGGTCTTCATCCAGCCCGGCAGCTCGGTCACAGAAGGCCAGACCGTCCTCATCATCGAGGCGATGAAGACGATGAACCACATTCCCGCCCCGCGCAGCGGCAAGTTGACCGCGGTTCTTGTCGAAGACGGGCAGCCGGTCGAGTTCGCCGAAGCACTCTTCATAATCGAATAAGAGACCGGACCCGCACATGTTCGAGAAGGTCCTCATTGCAAACCGCGGCGAAATCGCGCTGCGCATCCATCGCGCCTGCCGCGAGATGGGCATCAAGACGGTCGCCGTTCATTCGACGGCGGACGCCGACGCGATGCATGTCCGCCTCGCAAACGAGAGCGTGTGCATCGGTCCGCCTTCCGCGACCGACAGCTACCTGAACATTCCGGCAATCATCTCCGCCTGCGAGATCACGGGCGCGGATGCGGTTCATCCGGGCTATGGCTTCCTGTCGGAGAATGCGAAGTTCGCCGACATCCTGAAGGCGCATGGCATCACCTTCATCGGACCGAGCGGCGACCACATCCGCCTGATGGGCGACAAGATCCAGGCGAAGGTGACGGCGAAATCGCTCGGTATTCCCTGCGTGCCCGGCTCGGACGGCGCCATCACCACCGACGAACAGGCCTACAAGGTTGCCGAGGAAACGGGATATCCCGTGCTCGTAAAGGCGGCGGCAGGCGGCGGCGGGCGCGGCATGAAGGTCGCGCGGTCGCGCGGCGAGCTGTCATCCGCACTCTCGACCGCGCGCGCGGAAGCGAAAGCCGCCTTCGGCGACGATGCGCTCTACATGGAAAAATATCTCGGCCAGCCGCGCCATATCGAGGTGCAGGTGATTGCCGACAGCCACGGCAATGTGGCCCATCTCGGCGAGCGCGACTGTTCGCTGCAGCGGCGCCACCAGAAGGTACTGGAAGAAAGCCCCTCGCCCGCGCTCAACACCGCGCAGCGCGCCGAAATCGGCGGCATCGTCTCGAAGGCGATCAAAGGGCTCGGCTATCTCGGCGTCGGCACGATCGAATTCCTCTATGAAGACGGTCAGTTCTTCTTCATCGAAATGAATACGCGCCTCCAGGTCGAGCATCCGATCACCGAAGCGGTGACGGGTATCGACATCGTGCGCGAGCAGATCCGCATCGCGGCCGGCATGGAAATGAGCTTCACCCAGGACGATGTGGAGTTTTCCGGCCACGCGATCGAATGCCGTATCAACGCCGAAGATCCCAAGACCTTCGCCCCCTCCCCCGGCACCATCAAGGACTTCCACACGCCGGGCGGGCTCGGCGTGCGCGTCGACAGCGCGGTCTATTCCGGCTACCGGATACCGCCTTATTATGACAGCCTGATCGGCAAGCTCGTGGTGCATGGGCGCAACCGCAACGAATGCCTGATGCGGCTTCGGCGCTCGCTGCATGAATTCGTCATCGACGGCATCAAGACGACCATTCCGCTCTTTCAGGAACTCGTCAACGAGCCCGACTTCATCAATGGCGAATATCATATCCACTGGCTGGAAGACTTTCTGAAAAAGAACGCCTGAGGTTTCGGAACCGGCGCGATGCTTCGCGCGTATTGGTTTTGATGGACTGGCGTGCACATCCTCGGCTCGCGGTCTTCGCCGTTCTGGCGGTGATCGCGGTTGTCCTCTTTATCTTCTGGGACTGGAACTGGTTCCGCCCGATGGTGGAGGCGCGGGTATCCGCCGCGGCAGGACGCGAGGTTCGCATCGGCCATTTCGATGTCGATCTTTCATTCACACCCCGTGCCGTTCTCGACGATGTGACCATCGAGAACCCGTCCGGTTTCGGCGAGGAAGAGCCGCTTGGCAGCATCGAGCGGCTGAGCGTAAGCCTGCGGGCCGGGCCGGCCCTGCGCGGCCGCATCGTCATTCCGGAAATCCGCCTCGTGAAGCCGGTGGGCAATCTTCGCAGCAACAGCGAGGGCGTGCGCAACTGGGATTTCGGGACGTCCAGCTCCGGCGAAGGCGGCGCGATGCCGGAGATCGGCGAACTCATCATCGAGGAGGGATCGGTCCGCTTTGCCGATCCTGAATTGCAGGCGGACTTCACGACCCTCATTCACACCGAAGAAGCCGACGGCGAAGCGATGCTAGTGGCGACGACCGAGGGCACCTACAACGGTGCGCCTGTCGAGGCCCGCTTCCGCGGCGGCGCGCTTCTGACGCTGCGCGAGACGGAGCGTCCCTATCCGGTGCACCTTCAGGCGAAAAACGGCGATACGCATATTTCGCTGGAGGGCACGCTCGTCAATCCGCTCGAATTTGCGGGTGCGCAACTTGCGCTCGAACTGGAGGGCAAGTCGCTCGACCATCTCGAACCGATCATCCTTATCCCGCTCGTCTCGACGCCGCCCTACCGGCTGGAAGGCCGCCTCGACTACGCGGAAGGGCGTATCCGTTTCAACGACTTCTCCGGCCGCGTCGGACAGAGCGACCTCTCCGGCGACTTCGCCGTCGATCCGGGCGAGGAGCGTCCGCAAATCACCGCCGACCTCCGCTCGAAGCGCGTGCTGCTCGCCGATCTCGGCGGCTTTATCGGTGCCGCGCCCGGCGAGGTGAGCCAGCAGCCGGATATGTCGGAAGAACAGCAGGCCGAGCATGCGAGGTCCGAGGCAAGCCCGCGGCTCCTCCCCGATGAGCCTTTTGAAATACCCGACATTCGCGCAGCCGATTTCGACGTGCGCTATGAGGCGACGCGGATCGAAGGCGACAACATGCCCCTCGATAATCTTGTGACGGTGCTGAAGATCGAGAATGGCAAGGTGACGCTGGAGCCGCTCAATTTCGGCGTCGGCCAGGGCGAGATTTCCAGCAACATCATGCTGGATGCGCGCGAGGACCCCATGCATGTCACCGCCGACATTGATTTCCGCCGGGTCGATCTCAGCCGCGTGATGGACGCGACAGGCGTGTTCGAGGGAACCGGCACCATTGGCGGACGTGCCGTTCTCGAAACGAGAGGCAATTCGATTGCTTCCATGCTTGGAAGCGGCGATGGCGAGCTCCGGCTTTTCATGGCGGGCGGCGACATGAGTGCGCTGCTCGTCGATCTGGCGGGCCTCGACATCGGCAATTCGATCCTGTCTCTGCTCGGCCTGCCGGACCGGACGGCCATCCGTTGCATGGTGAGCGACTTCAAGCTGGAGGACGGTCAACTGCTGACACGCGCCCTTTATGTCGATACGGAAAAGGCGAACATTGTCGGCGAAGGCGCCATCGATCTTGGCGAGGAAACGATCGACTACCAGATCACCACCGAGCCAAAGCAGCCGAGCATCGGCGCGGTGGCCGCACCCATCAATATCGAGGGGAGGCTCAAGGACCCCGCGATCGGGCCGGACGCCGAGGCACTGGCGGCGCGCGCCGGCACGGCCACCATTCTCGGGGTGCTGCTGACGCCCCTGGCCGCCCTTCTGCCCACCATCCAGCTCGGCCTCGGCGAGGACAATGAGTGCGTGGAGAGCGTCAACCGGATGGAACGCGAGAGCGAGGCCCTGCCGCGGAACGGAACGGACGAACCGGCTGAAAATTGATGCCCCGCCCCTGTAGCGGTATCGCGCGGCGCCGGTCTCCGCTACATTTCGCGCGAGGGGCCGGCCGAGGTGGTATCGCGAGGAATGGCGACACGAAGATGAGCAACATTGATTCCGATGTGCTGCTCCGCGCCTATGCATATGGCGTCTTTCCGATGGCGGAAGCGCGGGACGATCCGCAGCTTTACTGGATCGATCCGGAGGCCCGGGGCATCCTGCCGCTCACTGATTTTCACGTGCCGAAGCGGCTGCGGCGGACCATCCGCCAGGCCCCCTTCACTGTCAGGATCGATACGGCCTTTCGGGAGGTCATGCTCGGCTGCGCGGAAAACGGGCCGAACCGGAACGGCACCTGGATCAACGACCGCATCATCTCGCTCTATTGCGACCTGCATGAGCGCGGGCGGGCGCATTCGGTCGAATGCTGGCTGGATGACCGGCTTGTCGGCGGGCTTTATGGCGTATCGCTCGGCGCGGCGTTTTTCGGCGAGAGCATGTTCAGCCGCGAGACCGATGCGAGCAAGGTGGCGCTGGTCTATCTCGCGGCACGGCTGATCGCGGGCGGATACAAGCTGCTCGACACGCAGTTCGTGACGACGCATCTGCAGCAGTTCGGTGCAAAGGAAGTGTCCCGCAACGTCTATCGCTCGATGCTGTTCGAGGCGACGGCGATGACGGCGGATTTCTACTCGCTGCCGGTCGATGCGCCGCCGGAGGCGGTTTTGCAGTCCGTCACCCAGATGTCGTAGACAGGGTGCTCGAGGCCGTTCAGGCCGGGGCTTTCGGCAAACATCCATCCCTCGAAAATCGGCGCCGGCTGAACGCTGTCGTCGTCGCGGTCGATCTGGCGGATTTCGAGGAAAGCGGCCGTCTGCGGCGGCTCTTCCGGCGGCCGCTTGTCGCAAGCGCGGACGAGAACCTCCAGCGAGCCGAATTGCGCAGGCTCATCCACCTTTACGCTGAAGCTTGTGACGCGCGCGGTCGTCTTATCGAGGCCGCTGAAGACGGCGACGGGATATTTGTCCGCGAATGCCGGCGCGGCCGAAAGGCAGAGAATGGCCGATGCGGCGGCAAGGCGCGCGAGGTGGCGCATGTTTTACTGGCCGCCCATCGGGTCGGCGGCCGGGCTGCCGCCGGAGGAGTCTCCCCCGCCCTGCGTCGAGAACACGGCCTGGCCGATCAGGCTCATCAGGTCGACGGAGCCCTGGGTGAACATGATCTCGCCGCCATCGGCGAGGTATTCCTCGCTGCCGCCCGGCGTGACCGAGATGTAGCTGCCGCCGAGGAGCCCCTCGCTGGTAATCTTGGCGCTGCTGTCGTCCGGCAGCTTCACGTTCTGTGCGATATCGAGCGTCACGACCGCCTGGAAGGTTTCCGGATCGAGGTTCTGGCGCACCACCGTTCCCACCTTGATGCCCGAGACGCGAACATCCGCGCCATTGGCGAGCCCGTCGATGCCGCTGAAGGCGGCATTCACATGGTAGCCGGCGCTGCCGCGCATGCCGGAGGCGCTGTAGCCGTAAAAGAGGAAGACGGCGGCCACCGCAACGACCAGCGTGCCGATCAGCGTTTCGACGAGATTGCTTTGCATGGCGGTCCCTGAATGATCCTGTATCGGAAATGCCTGGATGGCGGAATGCTCACTCCGGCCGCCACGCCTTGTAGTCGCCGGTTGCCTGCGGGCGGTTCGCGCCCTTGAGGAGGCTGCCTTCCGGCCGGTAGGCGTGCGGTGTGCCGGTGAGGTTCGGCATATGCGGCTTCTGCCACTCGCGCGGCGTGTAGTCTTCCTCGGTCGGCGGCACATCGAAGGTGTGATGGAGCCAGCCATGCCAGTCCGGCGGCACGCGGGAGGCTTCGGCCGGGCCGTTATAGATGACCCAGCGGCGGGCATAGCCGCTGATCGCCGCGCCATCCTTCGACTCGTAATAGCGGTTGCCCTGCTCGTCGGTGCCGACGAGGCGGCCCTTTCGCCAGGTATGGAAGCGGGTGCCCATGGTCTGGCCGTTCCACCAGACGAAGATTTCAGAAAACAAGCCCATGGACCCTATCCCGCAGAAAACGCATGAAGGCGAATCCGGCCGTTCCCGGCCGAAGCGCGGGCCGAATATGACACCGAGGAAGGGGATGGTCCAGACCGAAGGACCGGCCTATTCGAGCGACCAGGTGGTCTGGGCGGTGGCCGTGCGGCGGCGCAGGCCGGAGGTATCGTGGATCAGCATGGGCTGGCGGTAAATGTCGCCCGCGACCTCGAATTCGCGCTGGTCTGCCAGCACCCACTGGATGCGGTGGAGCAGGCTTGCCGGCGTGACCGGCTTCACCAGCAGATGGGTCGCGCCGATTTCGAAGGCTTCCGTGAGGAGCGAGCGCGAGGCGTGGCCGGTGAGAACGATGATCGGCGTGAAGCAAAGCGGTTCGTTGCCGACGGTACGGATGCGCGTAATGAAATCGCGGCCGTTCATCGGCTCCATCTCCCAGTCGGTGATGACCAGATCGATGTCGTAAACCTGCATTTCGGTGAGGCCGTCGGTGCCGTCGCGAGCCTGGCGGATGTTGGTGATGCCGAAAGTGCTCAGCATCGTGCGGAGCAGGAGGCGCATGCCTCCATTGTCCTCGACCATCAGGATATTGAGCGACTTCAGCTCCTTGCCGAACGCCGTGCTCTTCTCGCCCACGCGACTTCTCCACCTATTCTGGGTTTTGAACTGAATTGGTAGCAGTCTCCAGGTTTCCGCCCCGTTAATTTTCGATTCGGCCCGTCCCGCTACCGCATCTCGTGTGCTCCGATGCCCGTCATAGCTACATATTGCGCGTCGTGCTTGACGGGCGCCCGGCATGGTCCCTAGGATTGATCTCCCTTGCGAGGGACGAGGCAGAAGAGACAGGCGGGCACCCGAAAAGAGCGGTCAGCTCAGCGACGGAAATCTCAACGGAATCAGCAACTTAGCTTGCCGGTCCCGGGAGATGCGGCGCAACGGATTGCCATGTCCGGACGGCTGGCAAAATCCATCCGGCCGTCCTTCCGCCCCGCCTCTCGCGAGACGAGCCAGAAGCCGAAAAACCGGGGGCCAGATGCGTATCCAGCGTTGTTTCACCGTCGAGGGTCAGTCGCCATATGAAGGCATCGCCTTCAGGACGACGGCGAGCGAAATCCGCAATCCCGACGGCTCCGTCGTGTTCCGGCTGCAGGACATCCAGGTGCCCGCCGAATGGAGCCAGGTGGCCTGCGACGTGCTGGCCCAGAAATATTTCCGCAAGGCGGGCGTCGCCGCCGTGCTGAAGCGCGTGCCCGAGGCCGGTGTCCCGGCCTTCCTGTGGCGGCAGGAGCCGGATCATGAGGCGCTCGAGGCGCTGCGGCCGGAAGATCGTTTCGGCCCCGAGATGGACGCGAGGCAGGTCTTCGACCGGCTGGCCGGCACATGGACCTATTGGGGCTGGAAGGGCGGCTATTTCGACAGCGAGGCCGACGCGCAGGCCTTTTTCGACGAGCACCGTTTCATGCTGGCGGCGCAGATTGCCGCGCCCAACTCCCCGCAATGGTTCAATACCGGCCTTCACTGGGCCTATGGCATCGACGGCCCGGCCCAGGGCCATTGGCGCACCGACCCCGCCACCGGCGAAACCGCGCGCACGGCCACGGCCTACGAATATCCGCAGCCCCATGCCTGCTTCATCCAGAGCGTGAACGACGATCTCGTGAACGAGAACGGCATCATGGATCTCTGGGTCCGCGAGGCGCGGCTCTTCAAATATGGCTCCGGCACCGGCTCCAACTTCTCGGATCTGCGCGGCGAGGACGAAAAGCTTTCGGGCGGCGGCAAGTCGTCGGGCCTGATGAGCTTCCTCAAGATCGGCGACCGGGCGGCCGGCGCGATCAAATCCGGCGGCACGACGCGCCGTGCGGCGAAAATGGTGATCGTCGATATCGACCACCCGGATGTCGAGGACTTCATCAACTGGAAGGTGAAGGAAGAACAGAAGGTGGCGGCGCTCGTCACCGGCTCGAAGATCAACCAGAAACACCTCAACGCCATTATGCGCGCCTGCGTGAATTGCGAGGCGGATGGCGACGCCTGTTTCGACCCGAAGAAGAACCCCGCCCTCAAACGCGAAGTGCTGGCGGCGCGCAAGGCGCATGTGCCGGAAAACTATGTGCAGCGCGTGATCCAGTTCGCAAAGCA
Above is a window of Parvibaculum lavamentivorans DS-1 DNA encoding:
- a CDS encoding NADH:ubiquinone oxidoreductase subunit NDUFA12; this translates as MGLFSEIFVWWNGQTMGTRFHTWRKGRLVGTDEQGNRYYESKDGAAISGYARRWVIYNGPAEASRVPPDWHGWLHHTFDVPPTEEDYTPREWQKPHMPNLTGTPHAYRPEGSLLKGANRPQATGDYKAWRPE
- the accC gene encoding acetyl-CoA carboxylase biotin carboxylase subunit; the encoded protein is MFEKVLIANRGEIALRIHRACREMGIKTVAVHSTADADAMHVRLANESVCIGPPSATDSYLNIPAIISACEITGADAVHPGYGFLSENAKFADILKAHGITFIGPSGDHIRLMGDKIQAKVTAKSLGIPCVPGSDGAITTDEQAYKVAEETGYPVLVKAAAGGGGRGMKVARSRGELSSALSTARAEAKAAFGDDALYMEKYLGQPRHIEVQVIADSHGNVAHLGERDCSLQRRHQKVLEESPSPALNTAQRAEIGGIVSKAIKGLGYLGVGTIEFLYEDGQFFFIEMNTRLQVEHPITEAVTGIDIVREQIRIAAGMEMSFTQDDVEFSGHAIECRINAEDPKTFAPSPGTIKDFHTPGGLGVRVDSAVYSGYRIPPYYDSLIGKLVVHGRNRNECLMRLRRSLHEFVIDGIKTTIPLFQELVNEPDFINGEYHIHWLEDFLKKNA
- a CDS encoding acetyl-CoA carboxylase biotin carboxyl carrier protein, whose product is MSKSGVDQELIRQLAALLTETDLSEIEIETDNLKLRVARQISQAVAHVPAPAPSAPVAAAAPTPAEAASHPGTVTSPMVGTVYLAPEPGAPVFIQPGSSVTEGQTVLIIEAMKTMNHIPAPRSGKLTAVLVEDGQPVEFAEALFIIE
- the thiS gene encoding sulfur carrier protein ThiS gives rise to the protein MKLTVNGELREMDGPLTVLGLIESLRLKPGKIAVERNLEIVPRSAYGEVALGDGDRIEIVNFVGGG
- a CDS encoding DUF2155 domain-containing protein, encoding MRHLARLAAASAILCLSAAPAFADKYPVAVFSGLDKTTARVTSFSVKVDEPAQFGSLEVLVRACDKRPPEEPPQTAAFLEIRQIDRDDDSVQPAPIFEGWMFAESPGLNGLEHPVYDIWVTDCKTASGGASTGSE
- the aroQ gene encoding type II 3-dehydroquinate dehydratase; the encoded protein is MAKQSSKAAAKPVFVLNGPNLNLLGQREPEIYGSTTLADIEKLVKARAKTLGLTVDCRQSNHEGELVDWIQEARGSAAGLILNAGAYSHTSIAIHDALATLDIPIIEVHISNIYKRESFRHHSTVSSVATGLICGLGTIGYELALEAVKSKI
- a CDS encoding response regulator, whose translation is MGEKSTAFGKELKSLNILMVEDNGGMRLLLRTMLSTFGITNIRQARDGTDGLTEMQVYDIDLVITDWEMEPMNGRDFITRIRTVGNEPLCFTPIIVLTGHASRSLLTEAFEIGATHLLVKPVTPASLLHRIQWVLADQREFEVAGDIYRQPMLIHDTSGLRRRTATAQTTWSLE
- the aat gene encoding leucyl/phenylalanyl-tRNA--protein transferase, which produces MSNIDSDVLLRAYAYGVFPMAEARDDPQLYWIDPEARGILPLTDFHVPKRLRRTIRQAPFTVRIDTAFREVMLGCAENGPNRNGTWINDRIISLYCDLHERGRAHSVECWLDDRLVGGLYGVSLGAAFFGESMFSRETDASKVALVYLAARLIAGGYKLLDTQFVTTHLQQFGAKEVSRNVYRSMLFEATAMTADFYSLPVDAPPEAVLQSVTQMS
- the mlaD gene encoding outer membrane lipid asymmetry maintenance protein MlaD, encoding MQSNLVETLIGTLVVAVAAVFLFYGYSASGMRGSAGYHVNAAFSGIDGLANGADVRVSGIKVGTVVRQNLDPETFQAVVTLDIAQNVKLPDDSSAKITSEGLLGGSYISVTPGGSEEYLADGGEIMFTQGSVDLMSLIGQAVFSTQGGGDSSGGSPAADPMGGQ
- a CDS encoding thiazole synthase — translated: MTEVAARIDTPAATDDDPFIVAGRRLKSRLIVGTGKYKDLAQNAAAVEAAGAEIVTVAVRRVNVTNPDEPMLVDFIDPKKVIYLPNTAGCYTAEDAVRTLRLAREAGGWNLVKLEVLGDQKTLYPDMIETLRAAEALLKDGFEVMVYCTDDPIMAKKLEDMGCCAIMPLAAPIGSGLGIQNPINIRLIVEQSKVPVLVDAGVGTASDAAVAMELGVDGVLMNTAIAEAKDPIKMARAMKLAVEAGRLAYLAGRMPKKLYADPSSPMGGLI
- a CDS encoding AsmA family protein; translated protein: MDWRAHPRLAVFAVLAVIAVVLFIFWDWNWFRPMVEARVSAAAGREVRIGHFDVDLSFTPRAVLDDVTIENPSGFGEEEPLGSIERLSVSLRAGPALRGRIVIPEIRLVKPVGNLRSNSEGVRNWDFGTSSSGEGGAMPEIGELIIEEGSVRFADPELQADFTTLIHTEEADGEAMLVATTEGTYNGAPVEARFRGGALLTLRETERPYPVHLQAKNGDTHISLEGTLVNPLEFAGAQLALELEGKSLDHLEPIILIPLVSTPPYRLEGRLDYAEGRIRFNDFSGRVGQSDLSGDFAVDPGEERPQITADLRSKRVLLADLGGFIGAAPGEVSQQPDMSEEQQAEHARSEASPRLLPDEPFEIPDIRAADFDVRYEATRIEGDNMPLDNLVTVLKIENGKVTLEPLNFGVGQGEISSNIMLDAREDPMHVTADIDFRRVDLSRVMDATGVFEGTGTIGGRAVLETRGNSIASMLGSGDGELRLFMAGGDMSALLVDLAGLDIGNSILSLLGLPDRTAIRCMVSDFKLEDGQLLTRALYVDTEKANIVGEGAIDLGEETIDYQITTEPKQPSIGAVAAPINIEGRLKDPAIGPDAEALAARAGTATILGVLLTPLAALLPTIQLGLGEDNECVESVNRMERESEALPRNGTDEPAEN